A single Polyodon spathula isolate WHYD16114869_AA chromosome 6, ASM1765450v1, whole genome shotgun sequence DNA region contains:
- the LOC121316814 gene encoding onchocystatin-like, translating to MACWWHCVLLALTVCTASAELAGGFEDASPSSRGVQQAASFAVAEYNKESTDEYASKMIKVLSAQIQVVAGMKYVLDVEMGLTQCKKGESNDVQSCALNTSDKKFMCHFVVLDVPWRSVTQLLESSCKLAPVAVLKASGEVVGGVEEVSPNRKDVQSAARSAVIEYNKQSTDENASKLIKVLSAQTQVVAGIKYILDVEIGLTQCKKGESNDVQSCALNTSGKRFTCHFVVLEVPWLDKTQLLDSSCKPSQG from the exons ATGGCTTGCTGGTGGCATTGTGTGCTTCTCGCCCTCACAGTCTGTACAGCTTCAGCTGAACTAGCTGGGGGTTTTGAGGATGCTTCTCCAAGCAGCCGGGGTGTGCAGCAGGCAGCCAGCTTTGCTGTTGCTGAATATAACAAGGAATCCACCGATGAGTACGCCAGCAAGATGATCAAAGTTCTGTCAGCTCAAATACAG GTGGTTGCTGGAATGAAATACGTCTTGGATGTTGAGATGGGACTCACGCAGTGCAAGAAAGGAGAAAGCAATGACGTGCAGTCTTGTGCTTTAAACACCAGTGACAAG AAATTCATGTGTCACTTCGTAGTCCTGGATGTTCCCTGGCGTAGTGTAACCCAGCTCTTGGAAAGCAGCTGCAAACTCGCCCCCGTTGCTGTCTTGAAAGCCTCAGGAGAGGTTGTTGGGGGTGTTGAAGAGGTTTCTCCAAACAGAAAAGATGTGCAGAGTGCAGCCAGGTCTGCTGTGATTGAATACAACAAACAATCCACTGATGAGAACGCCAGCAAGCTGATCAAAGTTCTGTCGGCTCAAACACAG GTGGTTGCTGGAATTAAGTACATCTTGGATGTTGAGATAGGACTCACGCAGTGCAAGAAAGGAGAAAGCAATGATGTGCAGTCTTGTGCTTTAAACACCAGTGGCAAG agatTCACTTGTCACTTCGTAGTCCTGGAGGTTCCCTGGCTTGATAAAACCCAGCTCTTAGACAGCAGCTGCAAACCCAGCCAGGGATAA
- the LOC121316815 gene encoding cystatin-like, which yields MPSPVESLYPGYTVNMACCWRTLGLLLCIAVLAVDTQMPGGLQDVSTDREDVQRAARFAVAEYNKGSNHPYSSKMIRIVSAQAQVVAGMKYYLHIEMERTHGCHNEEFSCKFVVLEVLWKDITELLDTKCKNSLS from the exons ATGCCCTCCCCTGTGGAGAGCTTATATCCCG GCTACACAGTGAACATGGCATGCTGTTGGCGCACACTCGGGTTGCTGCTCTGCATCGCTGTCTTGGCAGTCGACACTCAGATGCCTGGGGGTCTTCAAGATGTTTCTACAGACAGAGAGGATGTGCAGAGGGCAGCCAGGTTTGCTGTTGCTGAATACAACAAAGGATCCAATCATCCATATTCCAGCAAGATGATCCGGATTGTTTCAGCCCAAGCACAG GTGGTTGCTGGAATGAAATATTACCTGCATATTGAGATGGAACGCACACATGGCTGTCATAATGAG GAATTCTCATGCAAATTTGTGGTCTTGGAGGTTCTCTGGAAAGACATAACGGAGCTCCTGGATACGAAGTGCAAGAACAGCCTGTCGTAA
- the LOC121316816 gene encoding protein transport protein Sec23A: MATYQEFIQQNEDRDGVRFSWNVWPSSRLEATRMVVPLSCLFTPMKERPDLPPVQYEPVLCSRPTCKAVLNPLCQVDYRAKLWACNFCFQRNPFPPAYAGISEGNQPAELMPQFSTIEYIVQRGPQTPLIFLYVVDICLEEEDLQALKESLQMSLSLLPPNALVGLITFGRMVQVHELSCEGISKSYVFRGTKDLSAKQIQEMLGLTKPAAPIQQGRPAQPQDHSFSSRFLQPVHKIDMNLTDLLSELQRDPWPVPQGKRPLRSTGIALSIAVGLLEGTLPNTGARVMLFTGGPPTQGPGMVVGDELKTPIRSWHDIEKDNAKHLKKATKYYEALASRSAVNGHCIDIYACALDQTGLLEMKCCSNLTGGHIVMGDSFNTSLFKQTFQRVFSKDYNGEFRMAFGGELEVKTSRELKISGAIGPCVSLNAKGPCVSETELGLGGTSQWKICGINQFTTLGMYFEVVNQHNAPVPQGSRGAIQFITQYQHSSTQKRIRVTTVARNWADAQSQIQHIEAAFDQEAAAVLMARLGVFRAESEEGPDVLRWLDRQLIRLCQKFGQFHKDDPNSFRLSESFSLYPQFMFHLRRSPFLQVFNNSPDESSYYRHHFVRQDLTQSLIMIQPILYSYSFYGPPEPVLLDSSSILPDRILLMDTFFQLVIYHGETIAQWRKAGYQEMTEYENFKQLLQAPLDDAQEILQTRFPMPRYVDTEHGGSQARFLLSKVNPSQTHNNLYAWGQETGAPILTDDVSLQVFMDHLKKLAVSSAS, encoded by the exons ATGGCGACGTACCAGGAGTTTATCCAGCAGAACGAGGACAGGGATGGTGTGCGCTTCAGCTGGAACGTGTGGCCCTCTAGTCGACTGGAGGCCACCAGGATGGTGGTGCCCCTCTCCTGCCTTTTCACACCCATGAAGGAGCGTCCAGACCTCCCTCCAGTCCAGTATGAGCCTGTGCTTTGCAGCAGACCCACCTGCAAGGCAGTCCTCAACCCACTCTG CCAAGTTGACTACAGAGCCAAATTATGGGCGTGTAACTTTTGTTTCCAGAGAAATCCG tttccccCTGCATATGCTGGGATATCAGAAGGCAACCAGCCAGCAGAATTAATGCCACAGTTTTCTACCATTGAATACATTGTAcag CGTGGCCCCCAGACCCCTCTGATCTTCCTTTATGTTGTGGACATATGCTTGGAAGAGGAGGACCTTCAGGCTTTGAAGGAGTCCTTACAGATGTCTCTGAGTCTCTTGCCTCCCAATGCCCTGGTTGGCCTGATTACTTTTGGCAGAATGGTGCAGGTCCACGAGCTGAGCTGCGAGGGTATCTCCAAGAGCTATGTGTTCAGAGGAACGAAGGACCTGTCAGCAAAACAGATACAG GAAATGTTGGGTCTCACTAAACCAGCAGCACCAATTCAGCAAGGAAGACCCGCACAGCCTCAGGATCACTCCTTCTCCAGCAG GTTTTTGCAGCCTGTGCATAAGATCGACATGAATTTGACAGACCTCCTTAGTGAGCTTCAGAGGGACCCCTGGCCTGTGCCACAGGGAAAACGGCCCTTGCGATCTACTGGCATTGCCTTGTCTATTGCTGTGGGCCTGCTTGAG GGCACTCTGCCAAACACAGGAGCTCGTGTAATGCTCTTCACTGGTGGCCCTCCCACCCAAGGCCCTGGCATGGTGGTTGGAGATGAGCTGAAAACCCCGATCCGCTCATGGCACGACATTGAGAAGGATAATGCCAAACATCTGAAAAAGGCCACAAAG taCTATGAAGCTTTGGCCAGCCGTTCAGCAGTGAATGGTCACTGTATCGATATATATGCCTGTGCTTTGGATCAGACTGGGCTATTGGAGATGAAGTGCTGCTCCAATCTTACAGG GGGTCACATTGTGATGGGTGATTCCTTCAACACATCCCTCTTCAAGCAGACATTCCAGAGGGTTTTCAGTAAAGACTACAATGGTGAATTCCGAATGGCTTTTGGAGGAGAATTGGAGGTTAAG aCTTCAAGGGAACTGAAGATTTCTGGAGCAATTGGTCCGTGTGTCTCTCTAAATGCAAAGGGGCCATGCGTGTCTGAAACC GAACTGGGTTTGGGTGGCACGAGTCAGTGGAAGATCTGCGGCATCAATCAGTTCACGACACTGGGAATGTATTTTGAAGTTGTAAATCAG CACAATGCACCAGTCCCACAAGGCAGCAGAGGAGCCATTCAGTTTATCACACAGTACCAGCATTCCAGCACACAGAAGAGAATCCGAGTTACTACAGTAGCTAGAAA CTGGGCAGATGCACAGTCCCAGATTCAGCATATTGAGGCTGCGTTTGATCAGGAGGCAGCAGCAGTGCTGATGGCACGCCTGGGAGTTTTCAGAGCAGAGTCTGAAGAGGGTCCTGATGTTCTTAGATGGCTCGACAGGCAGTTAATCAGACTG TGTCAAAAGTTCGGACAGTTCCATAAAGATGACCCCAACTCCTTCAGGCTGTCGGAGTCCTTTTCCCTCTATCCACAG TTTATGTTCCACTTGCGGAGGTCCCCCTTCCTTCAGGTGTTCAATAACAGCCCTGATGAGTCTTCGTATTACCGGCATCACTTTGTGCGACAGGACCTGACTCAGTCACTGATCATGATCCAGCCTATCCTTTACTCCTACTCCTTCTACGGGCCACCTGAG CCTGTGCTTCTAGACAGCAGCAGCATCCTACCAGACAGAATCCTTCTGATGGACACCTTCTTCCAGCTTGTCATCTACCATGGAGAG ACTATTGCACAGTGGCGTAAAGCAGGCTACCAGGAGATGACAGAGTATGAAAACTTCAAGCAGCTGCTTCAAGCCCCACTGGATGACGCTCAGGAGATCCTTCAGACACGCTTTCCAATGCCTCGATACGTTGATACAGAACACGGTGGCAGCCAG GCTCGATTCCTTCTTTCTAAAGTGAACCCGTCACAGACTCATAACAATCTGTACGCATGGGGACAg GAAACGGGAGCGCCTATCCTAACAGACGATGTCAGCTTGCAAGTGTTTATGGAtcatttgaagaaactggcagtATCCAGTGCATCGTGA
- the soul2 gene encoding heme-binding protein soul2 — MTNLFILVLLAPYGLLASERNELQQPGDGSPWFCHNLDCPKYTLVKKYETFEVRSYEASRWMTTEVEGRYMNAASKGFMRLFRYIQGDNEAGENIPMTAPVAVAVYPTADSTGMGKSHSVSFFVPPAIDPPKPKDARIHTLSVPAGTVYVRSFGGFAMGTTDVDQAKALADDLKAEGLSFDEKIFVAAGYDPPIRPINRHNEVWYHAA, encoded by the exons ATGACAAACCTGTTTATCCTGGTGCTGCTCGCTCCGTATGGGCTGCTGGCTTCTGAACGAAACGAGTTACAACAACCAGGCGACGGGTCTCCTTGGTTTTGTCATAATCTGGACTGCCCAAAATACACTTTGGTGAAGAAGTACGAG ACATTTGAAGTGCGCAGCTATGAGGCTAGCCGCTGGATGACCACCGAGGTGGAAGGGAGGTACATGAATGCAGCCTCTAAAGGCTTCATGCGTCTGTTCAGATACATTCAAGGAGACAATGAAGCAG GGGAAAATATTCCAATGACGGCACCTGTTGCTGTCGCTGTATATCCTACAGCCGACAGCACAGGCATGGGAAAGAGTCACTCTGTCTCCTTCTTCGTACCCCCAGCGATTGACCCACCTAAACCAAAGGATGCTAGAATTCATACGTTAAGTGTCCCAGCAGGCACTGTGTATGTCAG GTCTTTCGGGGGGTTTGCAATGGGGACGACTGATGTTGATCAAGCCAAAGCGCTGGCTGATGACTTAAAAGCCGAGGGCTTGTCCTTTGATGAAAAGATCTTTGTGGCAGCTGGATATGACCCTCCCATCAGACCCATCAACCGACACAATGAAGTCTGGTACCATGCAGCCTAG